One genomic region from Candidatus Eisenbacteria bacterium encodes:
- a CDS encoding ribonuclease HII, whose translation MRAASETRVRKDATGSRPAPVWKRLARAESRLAGADVVVVGVDEAGRGPLAGPVVAAAVVLNRELAWAGLHDSKQLDPAMREALYTRVLSDARAFAWAVIGPRTIDRVNIRCASLEAMRRAVARLAVAPGLVLVDGVDVIPGVRSPQRAVVSGDATLLSIAAASVVAKVVRDRIMERLDRVWPEYGFARHKGYGTPQHLAVLERLGPCPLHRFSYRPVSQAALALE comes from the coding sequence GTGCGCGCCGCGTCCGAGACCCGCGTTCGCAAGGATGCGACCGGGAGCCGGCCGGCTCCGGTGTGGAAGCGACTGGCGCGCGCCGAATCGCGACTTGCGGGCGCCGATGTCGTGGTGGTCGGAGTCGACGAGGCCGGTCGCGGACCGCTCGCAGGACCGGTGGTGGCCGCCGCGGTGGTTCTGAATCGCGAGCTCGCCTGGGCGGGGCTTCACGACAGCAAGCAGCTCGATCCCGCCATGCGCGAAGCGCTCTACACCCGGGTCCTCTCCGACGCCCGCGCGTTCGCATGGGCGGTCATCGGCCCTCGCACGATCGATCGGGTCAACATCCGGTGTGCGTCGCTCGAGGCGATGCGACGTGCGGTCGCGCGGCTCGCGGTCGCGCCGGGGCTGGTGCTGGTCGACGGCGTCGACGTCATTCCCGGTGTGCGCTCGCCGCAGCGGGCGGTCGTCAGCGGCGACGCGACCCTGCTTTCGATCGCGGCGGCGTCGGTGGTCGCGAAGGTGGTGCGCGACCGCATCATGGAGCGGCTCGATCGAGTGTGGCCGGAGTACGGTTTCGCGCGTCACAAGGGCTACGGCACTCCGCAACACCTCGCGGTGCTCGAACGCCTCGGACCCTGTCCGCTGCACCGGTTCTCCTATCGACCTGTTTCACAGGCGGCGCTCGCGCTGGAGTAG
- a CDS encoding YraN family protein encodes MCRGERVTRRAPPRLRNFAPARNVMGMAASRGHAGEALAAAYLELAGMRIVERNARIAGVEVDLVVEDGDTEVLVEVRFRGRTDFGGAIESLNGAKRARLHRAGVARAGHSRRVRIDVVAIELEPGGARVRHVRNAIEG; translated from the coding sequence ATGTGCCGCGGCGAGCGCGTCACGCGACGCGCTCCGCCACGCCTCCGCAACTTCGCCCCCGCGAGGAACGTCATGGGCATGGCAGCGTCACGGGGGCACGCGGGGGAGGCACTGGCCGCCGCCTATCTCGAGCTGGCGGGCATGCGAATCGTCGAGCGCAACGCTCGGATCGCCGGCGTCGAGGTGGATCTCGTGGTCGAGGACGGCGACACCGAGGTGCTGGTCGAGGTCAGATTTCGCGGTCGCACCGACTTCGGCGGCGCGATCGAATCGTTGAACGGCGCGAAACGCGCGAGGTTGCATCGCGCGGGAGTGGCGCGCGCCGGCCATTCCAGACGGGTGAGGATCGACGTGGTCGCGATCGAGCTCGAGCCCGGAGGAGCGCGGGTCCGACACGTGCGAAACGCGATCGAGGGATGA